In Acanthopagrus latus isolate v.2019 chromosome 6, fAcaLat1.1, whole genome shotgun sequence, the genomic window ATAAGGGCACCCTGCAAACACAATTGTTACTTAACCTTTGACCTAAAACCCTAATCCATGTTCAAATCTTGACCCAAATCCCAGCTGCTACACCTGTTCCCATTTTGGGGGATTATCTTATCTTTATAACCTTGTGtagtcaaaacacacacacacacacgcacacagacagagacacacattcTTGATCCTGTGTTTACCAGCAGCTCCGTCTCAAGGCCGGCGTCGACGCAATGAAAGTCGGCTCATCCGTCTTCTAAACATGTCAAACTGAGTTTAAGTGCGGGTCAACGTCAGTGAAGGTTAAAGGAATTAAAACATGATTGCTGTAAAGCTTTCAGTaggataaacaaactgagggtATTTATGATCGCTGAAATATCAACATGGATGATAACTCGCTCTTCTGAATGTCAGCCCATGAGTTAACACGGTGTTACTTCGGCGCAGACGaagaacacagtgtttgttcaacatggaaggaaaaaaagagaaattccCCCACAACGGAAAGTCGTGTCTGAAAGGTAAAATGAAGGACGGGATCTCAGTCGGGTGGATTTATCTTCTACCTTTCGTGACCCTGTTTCAGTTCACAATCCGAGGAGAAGCAATTTGAATAATTTCGTACACCTTTTTCTAGTAATTCACTCTGAGGTGGTTATCTTTGGAAACTTTTGTCTGTTTGAGAGGCGTGTATTctcaaaataaatcatccaGCAGATAgaagaaactgtgaaaaagaaaatggattaTCGTCTGACTCTCACAGACTATGTACTGCAAACTTTTCCACCTCCATCGACATCTGCTCTCACTTCATGAGACGTGACATGAACGTTTCATTATGACTCGACTCCTTctacatcctttttttttttagccaatCACAAGGCagtactgaaagaaaaaaaaaccccttccTCTTGTAAAAATGTTGAGACACCACATGGACTAATATGGTGAAGAGTATGGGAGGAAGTTGACGAGGTCAGTCAGTCACATGTGGAAAAAGGGGAAACATTGTGGCTTCCGTACGGCCCAGAGTTGATATTTAGATGTTTGATGTTATTTCAAcattaaaaattgtatttcttgttttaaataGGTTTTTTGGACATTATTGTGTCTCAGCTGTCAGCAGAGTTTGATCACATTCTGACTTTCAGCTGCTTCGCCACTTTGCCGAACTGTTTATGTATCATCACCttgacctctcctctctcctctctcctgtctcctctctcctgtctcctgtctcctctctcctgtctcctgtctcctctctcctgtctcctctctcctctctccaggtaTTGGTTACGCCTCCATTGTGATCGTGTCCCTGCTGAATATCTACTACATCGTCATCCTGGCCTGGGGTCTCTACTACCTGTGCCAGGTAGGTTTTTAGAAAGAAAAgtcccttctctctccttcacaaATGACTCACATTTTAGAGATGCCTCCGGATTTTCATCAGGGCAGTGTGACTTCTGATTCTTGGCTCTACTTAGTGCTGGCTGGCTGGAATGTCAGTGTTGCAGAAACTCAAGGTTGGATCAGCCAAATGAAGAGATGATGAAATGGAAGTCACAACTTCCTGCCAACAGCATAACACACAGTGTAAACTCCAGTCAGTTTGTTAAGAAATGTCTGGACCTCAGAACAGACAGTACAACCTTGGAACAATCTTTGATGACAAATGTAAAGGCAGTTTTCTATCAGGTCAATGTTAACCTATCTAATGTCCCAAATACCCGTCACACTGTGACATGGCGATACGTCATGGTCTTCTTCTCTGGCTCCTCAAAAAGGCTTGAGGCCACCAAGATTTGAAGCAAACATCTCAGTGCAGACACAGTTTGTTTAACTCACACATGACTAGCAAACTCATTATTTGCCACTCTTGGTGTCAGAGGTCCGGGCTATAGATTTGAAGTTGCACAACCGTCGGTCAGAGAAAGGATCAATGATTCCGGCGGACTAGACtaacatcaaaataaacaagCCACCTGTCCCTGCACTCTCTCTGCTACTCGGGAATAAAAATTGCCAGCTAATAATCATACTTGTCCCGTCACCACCGGCAACCATGATCCAGTAAAAGTTCGGACACTGGGAAAATATCAGTTAGATCAGAACGAGCAAACTGTCTTTTGGCAACAATAGTTTTCCGAAGTGTTCCCGAGCCTGTGCAAAGAGGTGCAGCGGCAAAGTGTTGAACCTCACTAGGCCGTCGCTTGTGAACTGAGCCTTTCGAAGTTGCACCTTTCACGACACTAATCACCTGTTACTACAGAACCTGTTCCCCTGGGGAATTTTTGTTGCCCGAACTTGTTTGACACAGAAATCAACGTCACAGAAAAGATGTAAGGTTTACGGGTTTTTTTTCGTTTCAGTGTTTTCGGACGGAGCTGCCCTGGGCCAAGTGCAATCAGCCCTGGAACACCGATCGCTGCATCGAGGACACCATCCGCAAGAACAAATCCCTTTGGATGGCTGCCAACGCCTCCAACCTAAACTTCACCTCCCCCGTCACCGAGTTCTGGGAGTGAGTTACATAAGGCCGCACGTACCTGCTCACTTGCataaccaaacagaaaaatgtgcatgtgttctGCATTTTGGATGGTAACCTACCACTTTGTGTAGGCCAGTGCAGAAGTTAAACACAGAGTCTTTGTTCACTCTGATTTTGATTGGCTGGACACATTTGGAAGACAAGTTTTATATGCTTAAGCTTAAAATTTAGTACCCACCAAAGAAGAACCTGTTGAACTGTCCCAAGTTCACAGGAAATCTCTTACATATCAGTTATTTGGTCTTCCCTGCAAACAGAACAGAGATTAACttgaaataagtaaaaaaaaaaattgccgtGATTTTTGTCCcggatgaacacacacactcataaggATTTCCTCTTGTGTTGCAGACATAATGTGCTGGGTATCACCAATGGTATCGAGGACATCGGCCCTGTTAAATGGGACTTGGCTCTGTGTTTACTGGTCGTCTGGGTCGTCTGCTTCTTCTGCATCTGGAAGGGGGTCAAGTCCACCGGCAAGGTAAACacgtgtttcagtgttttgggttttttttggggcTGTGTTTTACACTGTTGAACTTGCtgaactcaaaaaaaaaaaagaaaaaaagagtacaAGAGCTGACTTGTCCACTTTTATCTCGAAGTGTCTGACAGAAAACCCCAACTGGATGACActcatatgatttttttttttctcactgcgGTCTGGCCAAGAGAACAATAGGAGCTGTGTTCAAACTGAGCGCAGGCCTGGGTGGGCTAAGGTGGTAGCAAGTGCGTGTGCTTGCAATGTTTGGGTCTAAATAACTTCCTCTGTTTCAACATAACGGCACTGGAAGAATCAGTTTTTCAGCTCATACATCACAATAATTGAAAGACGCGAAAAAATCTGCACCATTGTGGATCATGTGCCATAACTGATaactttggggggggggggggtctcagATTATGATTGAGGCATGACTTGAATTTAGTTAATTTACTTTAAGAGTCTGGTCTGCTAACGACatgtgagagagggaagaagagaatACTGTCAGGGCAACATCTGGTTTTACTTTGCTGTTGTGAGTCCTCCCAAAGATAGACAGCTTTTCTGCAGACAaatatatcagctgatattcGTCCAAGCAAAGGGTTTAATATACTTCTATATTTGGAAGTTAAACAGTAGCTTGCTAACCTAAGTTACACTCAAGAGGTTTATTGAGCTTCCTATGAAGAAGAAAGTACATAGTAGTATGTTTAAACTGGGACgagtttttctgtctgttggcTGAATCCATTCCTTGCTGGGCAGAAAACCTGTCACATGTCTTTTATTGAGACTTTTTGCATTCAGTATGTCAGAGTCAAACTCTAGCTACAATCCAATGCTATCCATATTTTGAGGGGAAAAAGTTGGCTAATGGGAAGAATTGGTATTGAAGCAAGAcgaaaatggaaataaaaatgtgcagcaTTGCTTTCATGATTATAGTTCCAACAACATTTATGTCAACATCTTATTAACGTCAGAAGGCTAACTAGCTTAATTACCTTACTTTACTGTCCAACTCCAAATGTGGCATCAGCTCTGTTGGCTAGGCTAACTAGCTTACCTGAGCTATTAACACATGTTCTATCAAGTAAAGCCTGAACATACTGTTGTGGCCAGTATGGATCCCAGAGTCCTGGAAGGACTCCGCACAATATATGGAAGATGTGCTTTTCATAAAATATCACAAAGGTTTAAGATCAAAATCTTgcaaaataacagctttttttttttcgccttcAGTTTTTTCTACTGAATTGTACAATTCAGTATTCAAACTGTAAGTTTAACAGCTGAACATTGAAGAGGTTCCGGGACATGAATCCCCCTTCGTGGATTATTACAGGATGGATGTAGCCTCGGatgaaatgtgaacattttccgACCTTGTTCAGTTGCCGCTGCCgctacagcaacaacaacaacaacaacaacaacaacaacaacaacaactcaccCGAGACCAGAAGCAGCTCAATCAATCCCAGACTACTCTTTTTATAGCCTCAACACTCTGTATTGATTGGTCCGGCCTGATTTATGCTCTCTGGTTGCTCCATGTTGTAACTCTGGCAATAAAGTCACTCCTACGAGGCCAAGTGTGGTCACCGCTTTCCAAATAACAGATACTGATACACTGCTATTGATTTAAGTGACAGCCTGTGGTCTGTTTGCCATAATCCAAAAACAACTTCCAGCGTGTGCACATTTCTCAAACACCAAAGATATTAGCCGATCACAAGTTAACATCCGCGTCATGGCCAAGGCAGACCATATTTAAAACTGAAGCATCAACAGCTAGATAATGGACTGTCCTCGAAGAATATCACAAACTGCAGTGTTTGCCATGATGTGTGAACTTTGCTTCTCTGTATTGTGATCTCTCTCCAGGTGGTCTACTTCACAGCCACGTTCCCATTTGTCATGCTCATCGTGCTGTTGATTCGTGGCGTGACACTGCCGGGTGCTAGCCAGGGAATCAAGTTCTACCTTTACCCTGACCTCGCTCGCCTGAAGGACCCAGAGGTAGGTGCCCCTGTGCTGCCTCAACCCAACCAGTGGGGCCTCATTGTGAACCACACCCAGTTGAACCagtcaaaatgtttgtctgcacaGAAAGCGTCAGAAATGTATGCGACTTTTTTACAATTTCAGTGTTTAATCGGTTGATGACAGCTAACCCTGGCTCATTCTAACTATCAGCACGATGCTAAGTCTTTGGTTCACCAAACCAGAAACTGACCGAACCTTAACACACAGTAGACAAACATAGTCGTTGCGTAGATAGTCGTTACAGCTTCAGTTTGCACAAGTAGTTCGTCGGGTGTTTGAGACGAGCAAATCAAGCCAGACTTAACTTGTGTTCAGTCCGATCGACCCTTCAGGCTGTCGTTCCAAGCCAAACCTTTATCAACGCATCTCTGCTAGGCCTAGATTCTGCTCGACTTGCGCAGACCCGACTCAACGCGTCCATATTGGTGTTACCCGCGGATTTAATTCCTCTCCTAGCGTCTCATGTGGTCCCCCTCATCAGCAGGCCTCAGCCTTTCTGTCCCCATTTTCTCACCCCCCTTGGCAGGTGTGGATTGACGCCGGCACACAGATCTTCTTCTCCTATGCCATCTGTTTGGGCGCCATGACGTCCTTGGGGAGCTACAACAAGTACAAATACAACTGCTACAGGTGAGGCCTCAGTTTTCAGTGAGGGGGTTAGCTGTAGGGGAGAGCGGGATCCTTGTGTGTTCATTAACAAATCCTCCTCATGACATATGTGTGACATAGGGACTGTTTGCTGCTGGGAGCCCTCAACAGTGGTACCAGTTTTGTGTCTGGCTTCGCAATATTTTCCGTCCTGGGCTTCATGGCACAAGAGCAAGGGGTGGACATTGCTGATGTGGCAGAGTCAGGTACGAGGGTTCTGTAAAGGCGGCAGTGATGGTGGGCGCTGCTTCCtggttaacaaaaaaaaataaataaataaaaaaacttaaaataaaaacagttatcacaaagaaaaacagcaacgaAACCCAAGAGAGAAATTGGCCAATTacgtttcattcattcattgactCCTTTGATTAATTACAAATGACGGCATCGGAATATGGAAGTTTCCGCAATCAAACACTCCTTGACGAACACAGACTGTGAGGGAATATGGACATATTTGATCGGCTGGTTAGCGCATCATTTTGAGTAAAGTTGGATGGATTAGAGCCGAGTTAGAgatgtttgacttttatttttttttaggcagaGACTAATTGATGAATTTACTCTTACGACTAGGTTTGTGATACACAGTGAATCTTGTGCCAGCGTCCTAGCTTGAACACGCTACCAGAGTTTTACCTCTGAGAGATTTCTTTTCGTCCGCACGTGACAAACTGACGTCACCATTGTTGTGGCTCCTGTCTATCTGAGTGATTTACTGGCTCATGGGGTTtctacaaaaatgtattttatattaaaacTCCAGCATCGGTCACTGGCAGCTTCTATCTTTTCTTGTGATTTATGATAGAGCCAGAGAAGACTGTATCTCAGTTTTAAGATGTGTATTCATGCTCACACGAGACTGAAGTGCTCTggaaaaaacagctttcatgCAACTCTTTAGTGCCAACGTCTTGTTGATGGACTACACAGCATACAGCCTCACCTTATGATAGTTTACAGTTACTCTACAAGGCTGCGTAAGCAACGCTGTTTACATGCGGAGACAAAGTTAAGCCCAGTTTAAGGTGGGATTAAGCGTGATTTTCTGATAGATTCACACAAGGATTTCATTAATGCTTGTTCCCAAAGCAGCTTAAAGTTGACTGTTGACTCATTCTTTAGAAGTACCTGTTACACCTAAAGAAAGGTGTTAATACACCGACAGAGATCTGAAAGTTTTTGGAGGGCTTGTTTGAaaatctcctcttttttttttctccccctggATTTTAAACATGCTTCAATTACGTCCTTAAGAGATTAAGTTTCACGTTTGTGCCTCCTTTGATGACAAACAAGATGTGCTGTCATTTTTTCAGTGAAAGTGATTAGCATCAAGTGCTTTTGTGAGACCCAGGCTTCATTCTCTGGCCCCCCCGAGATCATCCAGTGTTACAAAAGCAAGTTTAGCAAACACTTTTCATGCTGCCGGCTCAGTCGATATTGGACAATGTACTCTTTAATCTAGCTCCAGTGCCAAATttatttttgcagaaatgtgctgtATCAATGTTGTGTTTGGCAAGTGTGTTGATGCTGGGCGGGCTGACCAAAGATTAGAAGTCAGACAGAGCATGAAACTCTAATGAAGCCTGAAGAAaaaagtgtgtatatgtgctGAGAACCGCAGagtccagcaggtcagcaggcCCACAAATAGTTCTACTGCCCCAGCTAGGAACAAGTAAGTCTGCTTTAACTGTGACTGCTTGACTTTGAAGAACCAGCAATATGATAATTCATGCTCTCAGCATTAAAGATTATGCTGactgaatacacacagaacacagtgtgGTTTTCACAGTGCAGTGTAAGTAAGCACACATGCTTCAGCTTCTGTTGActcaagaaaaaagaaaacatatatatatatctttgaaaagcttttttaaaatgtagtgttttttatgttttgtacaGTCGAGCAACGACTTCTCACACTGTTTGATGTGAATTCCTATCTCATGACTGTTTTGCTAGCATTTCCCCTCTCGGGGAATGGAAGATGTTGCTATTTTTCGGAGTCAACGCGGTGTTTGGTTGGATGCCTTGTCATAATTTCtcaacaaaaaactgaacatatttATGTACCTCGCTATCaactgcagtgctgttttgctgtttcgACTGCTTCGTTGTTTCTTGACTTCTGTTTTACAGTTCCCAATGTCAAATTActcttcaggaaaaaaacaaaacaaaaaaaaacaaaacaaaaaaaaacaaagaaagcctttgcttttttatttgacaccCCAGTttgcatctgctgctgttttgcatCGGCCATTTTGCATTCTTCATGGAAAGGATCATGCTTAATTCAAGGCGGGGATGCAAAATGGCTTGAGTGACGTAGCTGCTGTCAAACTCAGATTATTTGAGAAAATCAGGATGCACTTGACTCACCATTCCTAGCAGCTGATTGCCTCCATCTTGAAGGCTTACAGCTGCCCGGGAAGGTGAACCAAGCAAACGTTTAAAGCAGGTAAATTCTGATTATAAGTGCTGCAATGTTACCACTGGTCTGTTTAAACTCATCACAACACGCGCTCTAGTTACGATTccactacacactgtacacacttcTATTTATGGGATGCTTTACAATGTCTCTCATGTCTTGCTTCCACAGAGATGCTGTTACACGATACTCAGAATAATTCACATTACATAGATGTTCTTCATTGTTCAgttgtcctttgtttttttgcattacttCCTTGTAATATAGCATCTGAAATGTTATGAAATTGTGTCATGTGTCAAGTCCAGACAGTTagtaaacaaaatgtcataatcAGCAGGTAAGTAAGGATTAGACGCACTGAATAGTCGTGTATTGACAACACATAGCAgttctgcaaacacacaacacactcacaggaAACAACTACTCGCAGTACAGTTGAGGTTTGACCATGTATTCGTTTCTGGTTCTGCGTCTCCAGTGTTTGGGGCCTTTTCTTCCCACAGGGATGCAGATCCGATGAGCTAATGACGGTACTAATGTcgcctctcccccctcccccccctctgtctgctcttcctctcccccccacccccccaaaaaaaaaactccccctCCTCTGCAGGTCCAGGCCTGGCATTCATTGCCTACCCCAAGGCTGTAACCATGATGCCTTTTCCTACACTCTGGGCAATTCTCTTCTTCattatgctgctgctgcttggccTCGACAGTCAGGTTAGCACAAACGCCGAACACATTCACAGCAGCTGTTGGAGACGTTAAGGAAGTGGTGATAACATCAGATTAACTGCCAAACCGCTGCTTCTAACTGCTTGTCCGTCAACAGAGGCAGCCTGTGCACAAACTTGATATGTGTGCCTGTGTACATTGTTCAGTTTTCAGCCAAACCAAAAAGTACATAGAAAGTGCTGATTAAGAGAAAttaggggaaaagaaaagaaaaagactaaATCCAAAGAAATTTGGTTCGAAATGTTCAAAAAGGAACAAACATGATCCACAGAATGAGAAGAAATATAACTGTGTTGACGTTATATTAAAGACATCTATGTGTTGAGTTGCAGAAATATCTgctggagttagcatgctaatcagctagccccgGCTGCCAGCTGCATGGCTAATCGAGCTAAGTTGCTAACAGCATCTAAACTTGGTAGCAGTTAGCGGTTAGTGTGGTAATATGCAGGATTTTTTTGAGAACGCTAATTCTTACATGTcgaacattttaaggaggtcTGGTAGCATTTCAAGCTAACACTTGATAACCTCTCAGGGACGATGTGAGCGATTTTAAAATTGATCAAAATTTAATCATTGATGTCAAATGTAGGATCAATGATTCTCCCAGTGTTTTATTCCCGCCTCATGCGCATCCAAAGGAAGTAAACAAAACTTTGAAAACAGCAGACGAGCTTACTGGTAGCCTTCAGCTGCACTTCTTATCCTTTTGTGCAAGGAAACGATCAGCTCACTGGTTACCggatgtttattttctttataagagatcatttattgatttgtttgggaagaGTAATTCTTTAATGGGCTATACATGACATACATTAGCATGGCCATTGACCCTCATGTAATGGATTGTGAATATATGGATCAGATTAAAGCTGCTTTAGCCAAATTCACAAGCAAGTGGTTCCAATCAACAGCGAGAGAAGTCTGACTTCAGTTATGCGACATCATCAACCAAaactttttgtgtgtctgtgtccccGCTTGCAGTTTGTGGAGGTGGAAGGGCAGATCACATCACTGGTGGATCTGTATCCGTCCTTCCTAAGGAAGGGTTACCGCAGAGAGGTCTTCATCGCTATCCTCTGCTGCATCAGCTACCTGCTTGGACTCACCATGGTTACCAAGGTACGAAATGTAACTGTAAGCAAAGATCGTGACCGGAACATTTACAGGAACAGTGCTGACGTCAGAAAAGAACATAGTGGACGTCAGACATCGTTCTCTTTCATGGTCGAAAATGACCACAATCACAGTATTTACCCAACGTCACTAACTCTGTACGTATACTGTAGCCGCTGACCTCGTTTCATGACTCGAGCCCGCAGCTCAATACGTTCAGACGGCTATTAGTGTCAGTCCGCGGGGAGATGACAGGGGGCTATTTATACTGTCAAGTCATGAGAACTTCCCTTCCCCTGGTAATAATAGATACAGTAGACCTGACTTAGCTTTTCCAAATCTTTCtcgttttcctcctcctcctcctatttCTGTCCCTCGTCTGTTTTCTGCCCGTCTTCatcatttcttcttcatgtcctTTCTCTTTAATTCTCCCGTGTGATCCATCCTCACacttttccccctcttctcctctgaactcattttgtttctcaCACCTTCTTCCTGTTTGCGTCGGCCATGTTgattctctcttctcctcctcgaCCTTTTCTCTAACTCGGAAATTAAGCTAttgacatttctctctctccctacaATTATACAGACACATGATTGAGCTGTGTCGTCCTCCAAACACTTGCCCTTTACCAATAAACCCTTCTCACTGCGGACATTTTGTCAAATCCAAGCGTAACAGTCATAATGTCCCAGGGTTTTTATGTCATGCGTCTCGATATGACGAATCTTAAAAGCTTAATGCTTCGCCTGTGACTATTGAGCCTCCTCAAAGTTTGACTTTTGACCTTCAGTAAAAGCTCTATTAGTTGAATAAGTGGAgttttttcatacatttgaaACCTGTTGCAAAATGTTTCTCCAGAAATCTTCAAGATCAGAGACAAACAATATTTTGTCACTCATTACGCCACTGGACTTAACTTCTGCATGCGAGACAAGTGTGAGTCGTCATGCCGCCTTGAGTTCCAGTGAAATTCCATTTCGGGAAACCTCTGCGGTTTTGATTTGATCAGAACTGAAACCAGTGTTATGAGATTCATAGCACCGTCTGTGTCCGTGCACTGAGCACCAACAGACGTATCAGATAAAGGTTGTTTATGTAGCATGAATAGCAGATACTATCTACAACTTCCTCCTTGTTGTTTGAAGATGGTTAATTTCACTTGTATTTGTATGTTGCATAACCAGTTGCTCTACTTGTGTCAAAcaaaatatagatataaaatGTCTAATTTCCTCAGAGCTACCAGCATTTTTCCCCCCTAAAAATCAACCttaaacaggaaatgagaaatTAGATATCTGTAGATGGACTCAAATAAGCAAATGAGTCCTTTATATTTCTATATGTTGACTTGGAGCGTTCGTGTCCCTCCAGTATTTCCCATTTCTCCCCTTATTCTCACACTCTGAACTCGTTCGTCAtccatcctcatcctctccttcctccccatcctccaccctcctcctgctcctcctcccgtTCTCACACAACATCCAACCTTCTCACTGTCATTCTAttttctgcctccctccctccctctctcgttcCCATGACAACATCTTTTTATGGCTGCCGTGGCCTGGTTCAAGTTAAGGATTCCCATGATCGTTAAAACACTTTTTCACACCGGACAATGACGCAcgtgaggacacacacacgtacacacacaccgCGGGCATGTACGCACATGCTCGGACGCAGCCGGCAGTGGCATGTGTGGACACGTAGCGCTCACATCTGTTGATATTTCGTCTATCCGTAATATCTTTTCACgatcataataataatttcatgaGCTTAGAAGGATTACTTGAATAATTTACACTCCTTTTGCGGCTTAATTCTGTTCCTGTGCTCGGTGCatttgagaaggaaaaaaaaaaaaaatcacctttttgtactgaatgaaaatgagatTTCTCACAAAAGAAGATATTATCTGGCATGTACGTGGGAAATAAAAGCTGAttgtctcttctgtctgtctctctgcagggtggcatgtatgttttccagctgtttgaTTACTATGCAGCTA contains:
- the LOC119021958 gene encoding sodium- and chloride-dependent taurine transporter-like, producing the protein MAQKEKLQCLKDFHKDTLKPSPGKSPGTRPEDEAEGKHPQREKWASKLDFVLSVAGGFVGLGNVWRFPYLCYKNGGGAFLIPYFIFLFGGGLPVFFLEVALGQFTSEGGITCWEKLCPIFTGIGYASIVIVSLLNIYYIVILAWGLYYLCQCFRTELPWAKCNQPWNTDRCIEDTIRKNKSLWMAANASNLNFTSPVTEFWEHNVLGITNGIEDIGPVKWDLALCLLVVWVVCFFCIWKGVKSTGKVVYFTATFPFVMLIVLLIRGVTLPGASQGIKFYLYPDLARLKDPEVWIDAGTQIFFSYAICLGAMTSLGSYNKYKYNCYRDCLLLGALNSGTSFVSGFAIFSVLGFMAQEQGVDIADVAESGPGLAFIAYPKAVTMMPFPTLWAILFFIMLLLLGLDSQFVEVEGQITSLVDLYPSFLRKGYRREVFIAILCCISYLLGLTMVTKGGMYVFQLFDYYAASGVCLLWVAFFECIAVAWVYGVDNFYDALEDMMGYRPNAWMKWSWTVITPLLCMGCFIFSLVKYKPLTYNKVYEYPDWAVGIGWTLALTSMICIPMVVVIKIIRSDGPLIERIKAVAAPVRGGASSRPADHRSPKELTYPLDPNGNKGLLMKAPTHTIVETMM